The DNA segment ATAAAGATAAATTAGAGGAGATCGCCAGAGAACTAATAGTTTTAGGTTTTAAATTAATTGCAACAAAAGGTACTGCAAGCTATTTATTAAATTTAGGTATTGAGGTAGATGAGGTTTTGAAAGTTCATGAAGGAAGGCCCAATATTGAAGATTTAATTCGTTCTGGTCTTATCCAATTAGTTATAAACACGCCTATTGGTTCTCAAGCATTTCATGATGATGCTTATCTCAGGCGTGCAGCCTTAGAATATAATATTCCAACATTTACAACTATTCCAGGGGCAAAAGCAGCTTTACAAGCAATTAAATCTTTGCGTATAAATAAAATTGATACACTATCACTTCAAGAAATTCATAAAGATTAGAAACTATTAATATTTCTAAGTTTTTCTCTTAATTGATTAGCTAGAGAGTTTCTACCAATGGATAATAATTTAAGGGTGTCGTCATACATTTTTAATTGAGTTTCAGCAA comes from the Prochlorococcus marinus str. MIT 9515 genome and includes:
- a CDS encoding DUF6447 family protein: MTERNIDNNPVLTFEGKKYNVNELPDDTKELIRGLQIAETQLKMYDDTLKLLSIGRNSLANQLREKLRNINSF